The Etheostoma spectabile isolate EspeVRDwgs_2016 unplaced genomic scaffold, UIUC_Espe_1.0 scaffold00003684, whole genome shotgun sequence genome has a window encoding:
- the LOC116676712 gene encoding LOW QUALITY PROTEIN: neurexin-3-beta-like (The sequence of the model RefSeq protein was modified relative to this genomic sequence to represent the inferred CDS: inserted 1 base in 1 codon), whose amino-acid sequence MTACLSSTPGAELVIPVLQDPLAXPLVATCAPFIPTPSTHHPPLTIIETTKESLSKATEAGVPCLSDRGSDDCDDDGLVISGSGSGEAFKSNLPPTGDEDFYTTFSLVTAKTLSTSGFEGGYETFRHNKPSISRRSRTTTTAILTADQSPTTATSASTATLHNAPAKQPAGIMNNRELKPQPNLVLLPLPTTFEVDSSKLRGPLITSPMFRNIPTALPTEPGVRRVPGPSEVVRESSSTTGMVIGIVAAAALCILILLYAMYKYRNRDEGSYQVDESRNYITNSAVQSNGAVMKDKQQSSKGSNKKQKNKDKEYYV is encoded by the exons atgactgcctgtctgtcttcaACCCCAGGAGCTGAGTTAGTCATCCCAGTACTTCAGGATCCATTAG CACCTCTCGTAGCTACTTGTGCACCCTTCATTCCCACTCCCTCAACCCACCACCCACCCCTGACCATTATTGAGACCACCAAAGAGTCCTTGTCCAAGGCCACTGAGGCGGGGGTACCTTGCTTGTCGGACCGAGGCAGCGATGATTGTGATGATGATGGCTTGGTGATATCGGGGTCTGGCTCTGGGGAAGCGTTCAAGTCTAACCTGCCCCCTACTGGTGATGAAGATTTTTACACGACCTTCTCCTTGGTAACAGCTAAGACCTTATCCACGTCAGGCTTTGAAGGTGGCTACGAGACTTTTAGACATAACAAACCTTCAATCTCCAGACGCAGTAGGACTACCACTACCGCCATACTAACCGCCGACCAGAGCCCCACCACCGCCACCTCTGCCTCCACCGCAACCCTCCACAATGCTCCGGCCAAACAGCCGGCTGGCATAATGAATAACCGCGAGCTAAAACCCCAGCCCAACCTAGTGTTGCTTCCATTGCCCACAACTTTTGAGGTAGACAGCAGCAAGCTGAGGGGCCCATTAATAACCTCCCCAATGTTCCGTAATATACCCACAGCACTCCCCACAGAGCCGGGCGTCAGGCGAGTTCCAGGGCCCTCGGAAGTGGTCCGTGAATCTAGCAGCACCACCGGGATGGTCATCGGAATAGTGGCGGCCGCTGCCCTGTGCATCCTCATCCTTCTGTATGCCATGTATAAGTACAGGAACAGGGATGAAGGCTCCTACCAGGTGGACGAAAGCAGGAACTACATAACCAACTCAGCTGTGCAAAGCAACGGCGCTGTCATGAAGGACAAACAGCAGAGTTCGAAAGGCAGCAACAAGAAGCAGAAAAATAAGGATAAGGAGTATTATGTGTGA